The Sphingobium sp. JS3065 genome includes a region encoding these proteins:
- a CDS encoding isoprenyl transferase, translated as MASQAKPDLTSGAPAHGARHVAIIMDGNGRWAKKRFLPRIAGHRAGVEAVRRVARAARELGLECLTLYAFSSENWKRPASEVADLMGLLRHFIQSDLDEFHANGVRLRIVGNYQALDPSLVDLIESAVARTAGNSGPIIAIALNYGAQDELVRMAQTLARRVAAGEIAAEEIGIGDVDAALYTADLPPLDLIIRTSGEQRLSNFMLWQAAYAELYFTDMLWPDFDGRALAAALDAFRLRDRRFGGL; from the coding sequence ATGGCCAGCCAGGCCAAACCCGATCTGACCAGCGGCGCGCCAGCCCATGGCGCGCGTCATGTCGCCATCATCATGGATGGCAATGGCCGCTGGGCGAAGAAGCGATTCCTGCCGCGCATCGCCGGCCACCGCGCCGGGGTGGAGGCGGTGCGCCGCGTCGCCCGCGCGGCGCGGGAACTGGGGCTGGAATGCCTGACGCTCTACGCCTTTTCCTCTGAAAACTGGAAACGCCCGGCGAGCGAAGTGGCGGACCTGATGGGTCTGCTGCGCCATTTCATCCAATCCGACCTGGACGAATTCCATGCCAATGGCGTGCGGCTGCGGATCGTCGGCAATTATCAGGCGCTCGATCCGTCGCTGGTTGACCTGATCGAAAGCGCGGTGGCGCGAACCGCCGGGAATAGTGGTCCGATCATCGCCATCGCGCTCAACTATGGCGCGCAGGATGAACTGGTACGAATGGCGCAGACCTTGGCGCGCCGCGTGGCCGCTGGCGAGATCGCGGCGGAGGAGATCGGCATCGGTGACGTCGACGCGGCGCTCTACACCGCCGATCTGCCGCCGCTCGACCTGATTATCCGCACATCGGGCGAGCAGCGGCTGAGCAATTTCATGCTGTGGCAGGCGGCCTATGCGGAGCTTTATTTCACCGACATGCTGTGGCCGGATTTCGACGGGCGCGCCCTGGCCGCCGCGCTGGATGCCTTCCGCTTGAGGGACCGCCGTTTCGGCGGCTTGTGA
- the pyrH gene encoding UMP kinase, whose translation MTRPAFKRILLKLSGEVLMGQGQFGIEPETVNRVAGEIAAAKDAGFELCVVVGGGNIFRGLAGAAKGFDRTSADYMGMLATVMNALAVQNALEKLGYDTRVQSAIPMASVCEPYIRRKAVRHMEKGRIVIFAAGTGSPYFTTDTTAALRAAEMNCDALFKGTSVDGIYNADPKNVPDAARYEEISFDRVLNDNLKVMDASAIALCRENNIPIVVFNIRETGNLAKVLAGDGVATIVQNQER comes from the coding sequence ATGACCCGACCCGCCTTCAAGCGCATCTTGTTGAAACTCTCGGGCGAAGTGCTGATGGGGCAGGGGCAGTTCGGCATCGAGCCGGAAACCGTGAACCGTGTCGCGGGCGAAATCGCGGCGGCCAAGGATGCAGGCTTTGAACTCTGCGTGGTCGTCGGCGGCGGCAACATCTTCCGGGGTCTGGCGGGCGCGGCCAAGGGCTTCGACCGGACGAGCGCCGACTATATGGGCATGCTGGCCACCGTCATGAACGCGCTGGCGGTGCAGAATGCGCTGGAAAAGCTGGGCTACGACACCCGCGTCCAGTCCGCCATTCCAATGGCGTCGGTCTGCGAACCCTATATCCGGCGCAAGGCGGTGCGGCACATGGAGAAGGGCCGGATCGTCATCTTCGCGGCGGGCACCGGCAGTCCCTATTTCACCACCGACACCACGGCGGCGCTGCGCGCGGCGGAAATGAATTGCGACGCGCTGTTCAAGGGCACCAGCGTCGACGGCATTTACAATGCCGATCCGAAAAATGTGCCGGACGCCGCGCGCTATGAAGAGATCAGCTTCGACCGCGTGCTGAACGACAATCTGAAGGTCATGGACGCGAGCGCCATTGCCCTTTGCCGCGAAAACAATATTCCCATCGTCGTGTTCAACATCCGCGAAACCGGCAATCTGGCCAAGGTGCTGGCCGGTGACGGTGTGGCGACGATCGTGCAAAATCAGGAGCGCTGA
- the frr gene encoding ribosome recycling factor, whose amino-acid sequence MAQYDKADLERRMHGAVESLKGDLAGLRTGRANIQLLDPVTVEVYGAHMPLNQVATVSAPEPRMLSVQVWDKTNVGPCDKAIRSAGLGLNPIVDGQTLRLPIPDLTEERRKELAKLASKYAEGARIAVRNVRRDGMDSLKVDEKKGEISEDERKRLETEVQKLTDSTIADIDAVTAAKEKEILGQ is encoded by the coding sequence ATGGCTCAATATGACAAGGCCGACCTTGAACGCCGCATGCACGGCGCCGTCGAATCGCTGAAGGGCGATCTTGCCGGCCTGCGCACCGGCCGCGCCAATATCCAGTTGCTCGATCCGGTGACGGTAGAGGTCTATGGCGCGCATATGCCGCTCAACCAGGTAGCGACCGTTTCCGCGCCCGAACCGCGCATGCTGTCGGTGCAGGTATGGGACAAGACCAATGTCGGTCCCTGCGACAAGGCGATCCGTTCGGCGGGCCTGGGCCTGAACCCGATCGTCGATGGCCAGACGCTGCGCCTGCCGATCCCCGACCTGACCGAGGAACGCCGCAAGGAATTGGCCAAGCTGGCCAGCAAATATGCCGAAGGCGCCCGCATCGCCGTCCGCAACGTCCGCCGCGACGGCATGGACAGCCTCAAGGTCGACGAGAAGAAGGGCGAAATCAGCGAGGACGAGCGCAAGCGCCTGGAAACCGAGGTCCAGAAGCTGACCGACAGCACCATCGCGGACATCGACGCGGTGACGGCGGCGAAGGAGAAGGAAATTCTCGGTCAGTGA